The Chitinophaga niabensis genome segment GGAACAAGTAGCTCTTTCTGATGACCAGCAAGCATTCAAGACCTTATTCAAGCACTATTACACTACTCTTTTCCAGTTCGCCGTTTCCATTGTAAAAGTGAGGGAATCGGCAGAAGAAATAGTGGAGGACGTTTTTATCAAGGTCTGGGATAAGCGCAGGAACCTAACTGAAATAGCCAACCTTCGTTTGTACTTATATGTGGCTGTAAAGCATCATTGCCTGAATCATGTAACAAGGCGGGGGAACACAACTGAGCTTGATCCTGATCAGCTGGATGTAGTATGCGCAGAACTGGTTCCCAGTCCTGAAGACCTGCTGGTAGCCTCAGAACTGTTGCAGCGTGTGAACAGGTCCATTCATGAACTTCCCCCTAAATGCCGTATTGTTTATAAGCTGGTAAAAGAGAACGGCCTCTCCTATAAAGAAGCAGGAGAAATACTCAACATTTCCCCCCGAACTGTTGAGAACCATATTGCTGCCGCCATTAAAAAAATAGCATCTGTTCTGGATGCCGACTTCCCCCTCCCCCGCAAATCCTTTACCCTGCCGGGTGTAAAGAATTAAGAAAAACTTTTCCTTCCACTAGGGGATTCCTGCATTTCCTGTGTCCTGTAGTAAAGGACCCTTCGTCAATGAATGATACCAGACTTTTTGTTTTATTGGGTAAAAAGCTGAATAAAGAGGCTTCGGAAGCAGAGCTTTCTGAACTGGAAGAACTGATCCGGCAGAATGCTGTTCAACCATATACATTGGAAGCGCTGCAGGAAATATGGATGAAAAAAGCCGTAGAGGATGAACCGCACCTGGAAGAACGTTGGGAGCGTACGGCCCAAAGACTTAATACATATATAGCGGAGCCACGAAAACGGTTTCTTCCGGGCAGGATAGCTGCA includes the following:
- a CDS encoding RNA polymerase sigma-70 factor; protein product: MNDKEIQALQEQVALSDDQQAFKTLFKHYYTTLFQFAVSIVKVRESAEEIVEDVFIKVWDKRRNLTEIANLRLYLYVAVKHHCLNHVTRRGNTTELDPDQLDVVCAELVPSPEDLLVASELLQRVNRSIHELPPKCRIVYKLVKENGLSYKEAGEILNISPRTVENHIAAAIKKIASVLDADFPLPRKSFTLPGVKN